The Microbulbifer hydrolyticus genome has a segment encoding these proteins:
- a CDS encoding alpha/beta fold hydrolase, whose product MPFAASDHYQIHYQCQGSGPAVVLLHSFLCDGEMWAEQVAALAKDYRVINIDIRGHGKSGVADKPLDIYDLVQDVVAVLDQEGVTTAHWAGLSIGGMIALRAAITVPERVSSLLLLDTHAGTETRFKVAKYKMLVGLAKLFGIRPLLNVVAKLMFGRHTRAHRPELVAYWKEKFAAMPLVSIQHMVNALCARDSLKARLPQIQQPAMVIVGEEDVSLPPPCSEALANRLANAELEVIKHAGHLSSLEQPHDVNRVMLDFLATCANKAPADKVPSPSA is encoded by the coding sequence ATGCCATTTGCCGCCAGCGATCACTACCAAATCCACTACCAGTGTCAGGGCTCCGGCCCCGCAGTTGTCCTGTTACACAGCTTTCTCTGCGATGGCGAAATGTGGGCGGAACAGGTGGCAGCGTTGGCCAAGGACTACCGGGTAATCAATATCGACATCCGCGGCCACGGAAAATCGGGCGTTGCCGATAAGCCGCTGGATATTTACGACCTGGTGCAAGATGTTGTGGCGGTTCTGGATCAGGAGGGCGTCACCACCGCTCACTGGGCCGGACTCTCGATTGGCGGAATGATCGCTCTCAGAGCGGCGATTACGGTGCCCGAGCGGGTAAGCAGCCTGCTGTTGCTTGACACTCATGCCGGTACCGAAACGCGCTTCAAGGTCGCCAAGTACAAAATGCTGGTGGGGCTCGCCAAACTCTTTGGCATCCGGCCACTTCTCAACGTGGTGGCAAAACTGATGTTCGGCCGGCATACGCGCGCCCACCGCCCGGAACTGGTGGCCTACTGGAAAGAAAAGTTTGCAGCCATGCCGCTGGTATCGATCCAGCACATGGTAAATGCACTGTGCGCGCGCGATTCGTTAAAAGCCCGCCTCCCCCAGATCCAGCAGCCTGCAATGGTGATCGTGGGGGAAGAGGATGTATCGCTACCGCCGCCCTGCTCAGAAGCTCTCGCCAACCGGCTCGCCAACGCGGAGCTCGAAGTCATAAAGCACGCCGGGCACCTGTCGAGTCTCGAGCAACCACACGACGTCAACCGGGTGATGCTCGACTTCCTGGCCACCTGTGCCAACAAAGCACCCGCCGACAAGGTGCCCTCGCCCTCCGCCTGA
- a CDS encoding YceI family protein has protein sequence MSFKSLALLSLLALPISALADWQLVGGDSSVHFVSIKKASIPETHHFKTLAGTISDEGKAQLTIDLASVETSIPIRNERMQKMLFETAQFAKATITADVDAAKLKALQPGESMSMTAELTVDVHGQQQTEKAHLQVTGLADNMVQVTTNAPIVLKAGNYKLLEGIEKLREVAGLDSISPIVPVTARLVFKAN, from the coding sequence ATGTCCTTCAAGTCCCTCGCTTTGCTGTCACTTCTGGCCCTGCCAATCTCCGCCCTGGCCGACTGGCAACTGGTAGGCGGAGACTCCAGCGTCCATTTTGTGTCGATCAAAAAGGCCAGCATTCCCGAAACCCACCACTTTAAAACCCTCGCCGGTACTATCTCCGACGAAGGTAAGGCACAGCTGACGATCGATCTGGCGAGTGTCGAGACCAGTATCCCGATCCGCAATGAGCGCATGCAAAAAATGCTGTTCGAAACCGCACAGTTTGCCAAGGCAACCATCACTGCAGACGTTGACGCTGCCAAGCTGAAAGCACTGCAGCCCGGCGAGTCCATGTCGATGACAGCAGAACTGACCGTGGATGTGCATGGCCAGCAACAGACTGAAAAAGCGCACCTGCAGGTGACCGGCCTTGCCGACAACATGGTGCAGGTAACCACCAATGCTCCGATCGTGCTGAAGGCGGGTAACTACAAACTGCTGGAAGGTATCGAGAAACTGCGTGAAGTTGCCGGCCTCGACAGTATCAGCCCGATTGTGCCGGTGACCGCCAGACTGGTGTTCAAAGCGAATTGA